A portion of the Zootoca vivipara chromosome 6, rZooViv1.1, whole genome shotgun sequence genome contains these proteins:
- the GAS8 gene encoding dynein regulatory complex subunit 4 isoform X2 encodes MTKEQLEEHMGRIREELDREREERNYFQLERDKIHTFWEITRRQLDEKKAELRNKDREMEEAEERHQVEIKVYKQKVKHLLYEHQNNITELKAESTVSMKLAQKDHRSQEMELRKDMRTLKVELKEQELSNEMVVKNLRLKQQEDITRLRNDFERQVKEIEAKYEKKMRVLRDELDLRRKTEIHEIEERKNGQINTLMKNHEKAFSDIKNYYNDVTLNNLALINTLKEQMEEMKKREEHLEKEMAEVLLQNKRLVEPLQRAREEVAELLKKLAHYEKDKAMLHHTRARLKATEKELKDLQWEHEVLQQRFIRVQDERDELYQKFTKAINEVQQKTGFKNLLLERKLLGLSNILEKKEVQLNEVLAATNLDPGALSVVTRKLEDVLDSKNNAIKDLQYELARVCKAHNDLLRTYEAKLTAFGIPLDNLGFKPLETSVIGHTLGQGPAGFVSTPT; translated from the exons ATGACCAAAGAGCAG CTGGAGGAACACATGGGCCGCATTCGGGAGGAACTGGACCGTGAGCGGGAAGAACGCAACTACTTCCAGCTGGAGCGAGACAAAATCCACACCTTCTGGGAGATCACTCGGCGGCAGCTGGATGAGAAGAAGGCTGAACTGCGCAACAAGGACCGCGAGATGGAGGAAGCTGAAGAGCGTCACCAGGTGGAAATCAAG GTTTACAAGCAGAAGGTGAAGCACCTGCTGTACGAACACCAGAACAACATCACAGAGCTGAAGGCAGAGAGCACGGTGTCTATGAAGCTGGCCCAGAAGGATCACCGGTCCCAGGAGATGGAGCTGCGTAAAGACATGCGCACCTTGAAAGTGGAGCTGAAGGAGCAGGAGCTGTCCAACGAGATGGTGGTGAAGAACCTTCGGCTG AAACAACAAGAAGACATAACACGATTGCGCAATGACTTTGAGAGGCAGGTGAAAG AGATCGAGGCCAAGTATGAGAAGAAGATGCGGGTCCTACGCGACGAGCTAGACCTGCGCAGGAAGACTGAAATCCATGAGATTGAGGAGAGGAAGAATGGACAGATCAACACACTGATGAAGAATCATGAGAAGGCTTTCAGCGACATCAAGAACTACTACAACGATGTCACTCTTAATAACCTGGCACTTATCAACACCCTCAAG GAGCAGATGGAGGAGATGAAGAAGAGGGAGGAGCATCTGGAGAAGGAGATGGCTGAAGTGCTGCTGCAAAACAAAAGGCTGGTGGAGCCACTGCAACGAGCCCGTGAAGAGGTGGCGGAGCTGCTGAAGAAACTGGCGCACTATGAAAAGGACAAGGCCATGTTGCAT CACACACGTGCCCGTTTGAAAGCCACCGAGAAGGAATTAAAGGATCTCCAGTGGGAACATGAAGTGCTACAGCAAAGGTTCATCAGG GTGCAGGACGAGCGAGATGAGCTGTACCAGAAATTCACCAAAGCCATTAACGAGGTGCAGCAGAAAACTGGCTTTAAGAACTTGTTGCTGGAGCGGAAGCTTCTCGGCCTCTCCAACATCCTGGAGAAGAAAGAGGTGCAGCTCAACGAGGTCCTGGCTGCCACCAACCTTGATCCCGGTGCTCTCAGTGTGGTCACCCGCAAGCTGGAG GATGTGCTGGATTCGAAAAACAATGCCATCAAGGACCTGCAGTATGAGCTAGCCAGAGTGTGCAAG GCCCACAATGACTTGTTGCGGACGTACGAGGCCAAGCTCACAGCCTTTGGGATCCCTTTGGACAATTTGGGCTTCAAGCCCCTGGAGACCTCCGTCATCGGCCACACGCTGGGCCAGGGCCCTGCTGGGTTTGTCTCAACCCCCACGTAG
- the GAS8 gene encoding dynein regulatory complex subunit 4 isoform X1, which yields MAPKKKGEKKGGKKKGAKSPVVDAVSPEGMTKEQLEEHMGRIREELDREREERNYFQLERDKIHTFWEITRRQLDEKKAELRNKDREMEEAEERHQVEIKVYKQKVKHLLYEHQNNITELKAESTVSMKLAQKDHRSQEMELRKDMRTLKVELKEQELSNEMVVKNLRLKQQEDITRLRNDFERQVKEIEAKYEKKMRVLRDELDLRRKTEIHEIEERKNGQINTLMKNHEKAFSDIKNYYNDVTLNNLALINTLKEQMEEMKKREEHLEKEMAEVLLQNKRLVEPLQRAREEVAELLKKLAHYEKDKAMLHHTRARLKATEKELKDLQWEHEVLQQRFIRVQDERDELYQKFTKAINEVQQKTGFKNLLLERKLLGLSNILEKKEVQLNEVLAATNLDPGALSVVTRKLEDVLDSKNNAIKDLQYELARVCKAHNDLLRTYEAKLTAFGIPLDNLGFKPLETSVIGHTLGQGPAGFVSTPT from the exons ATG GCTcccaaaaagaaaggagaaaagaaaggcgGCAAGAAGAAAGGTGCAAAAAGCCCTGTGGTGGATGCTGTCTCCCCGGAGGGCATGACCAAAGAGCAG CTGGAGGAACACATGGGCCGCATTCGGGAGGAACTGGACCGTGAGCGGGAAGAACGCAACTACTTCCAGCTGGAGCGAGACAAAATCCACACCTTCTGGGAGATCACTCGGCGGCAGCTGGATGAGAAGAAGGCTGAACTGCGCAACAAGGACCGCGAGATGGAGGAAGCTGAAGAGCGTCACCAGGTGGAAATCAAG GTTTACAAGCAGAAGGTGAAGCACCTGCTGTACGAACACCAGAACAACATCACAGAGCTGAAGGCAGAGAGCACGGTGTCTATGAAGCTGGCCCAGAAGGATCACCGGTCCCAGGAGATGGAGCTGCGTAAAGACATGCGCACCTTGAAAGTGGAGCTGAAGGAGCAGGAGCTGTCCAACGAGATGGTGGTGAAGAACCTTCGGCTG AAACAACAAGAAGACATAACACGATTGCGCAATGACTTTGAGAGGCAGGTGAAAG AGATCGAGGCCAAGTATGAGAAGAAGATGCGGGTCCTACGCGACGAGCTAGACCTGCGCAGGAAGACTGAAATCCATGAGATTGAGGAGAGGAAGAATGGACAGATCAACACACTGATGAAGAATCATGAGAAGGCTTTCAGCGACATCAAGAACTACTACAACGATGTCACTCTTAATAACCTGGCACTTATCAACACCCTCAAG GAGCAGATGGAGGAGATGAAGAAGAGGGAGGAGCATCTGGAGAAGGAGATGGCTGAAGTGCTGCTGCAAAACAAAAGGCTGGTGGAGCCACTGCAACGAGCCCGTGAAGAGGTGGCGGAGCTGCTGAAGAAACTGGCGCACTATGAAAAGGACAAGGCCATGTTGCAT CACACACGTGCCCGTTTGAAAGCCACCGAGAAGGAATTAAAGGATCTCCAGTGGGAACATGAAGTGCTACAGCAAAGGTTCATCAGG GTGCAGGACGAGCGAGATGAGCTGTACCAGAAATTCACCAAAGCCATTAACGAGGTGCAGCAGAAAACTGGCTTTAAGAACTTGTTGCTGGAGCGGAAGCTTCTCGGCCTCTCCAACATCCTGGAGAAGAAAGAGGTGCAGCTCAACGAGGTCCTGGCTGCCACCAACCTTGATCCCGGTGCTCTCAGTGTGGTCACCCGCAAGCTGGAG GATGTGCTGGATTCGAAAAACAATGCCATCAAGGACCTGCAGTATGAGCTAGCCAGAGTGTGCAAG GCCCACAATGACTTGTTGCGGACGTACGAGGCCAAGCTCACAGCCTTTGGGATCCCTTTGGACAATTTGGGCTTCAAGCCCCTGGAGACCTCCGTCATCGGCCACACGCTGGGCCAGGGCCCTGCTGGGTTTGTCTCAACCCCCACGTAG